The genomic interval GAGAGATAGTATTACTTGTTGAAGGGCAACAAAAGGGAGGAAATAAATATGTCGATGACACAGATTAACTGGTATCCAGGGCATATGAAAAAAACTAAGGATTTAATTGAAGAAAATTTAAAACTTATTGATGTAGTTTTGGAAATTGTTGATGCAAGAATACCTTTATCAAGTAAGAATCCTAATATAGCAAGTCTTAGTAAAAATAAAAAAAGAATAATAGTTTTAAATAAGTCTGATTTAGTTGAAAAGAAAGAATTAGAAATATGGAAAAAGTATTTTAAGGAACAAGATTTTGCCGATGAAGTAGTTGAAATGAGTGCTGAAACTGGTTATAATTTAAAAAAGCTTTATGAGGCTATTGAGTTTGTTTCTAAAGAAAGAAAAGAAAAATTATTAAAAAAAGGACTCAAAAAAGTTAGTACAAGAATAATAGTTTTAGGAATACCTAATGTAGGAAAATCTAGACTAATAAACAGAATAGTTGGTAAAAATAGTGCTGGTGTTGGGAATAAACCTGGTTTTACAAGAGGAAAACAATGGGTCAGAATAAAAGAAGGTATAGAGCTTTTAGATACTCCTGGTATACTATGGCCAAAATTTGAAAGTGAAACTGTAGGAGTTAATCTTGCAATATCAGGTGCTATAAGAGACGAAATATTACCAATAGAAGATATTGCTTGTTCTCTTATAAGAAAAATGTTAAAACAAGGTAGATGGACAAGTTTAAAAGATAGATATAAACTTTTAGAAGAAGATAGAGATGATGAAATTATGGAAAATATTTTATCAAAGGTTGCTCTAAGAATGGCTATGCTAAACAAAGGTGGAGAACTTAATGTTTTACAAGCAGCTTATACACTTCTAAGAGATTATAGGTCGGCTAAGTTAGGTAAATTTGGATTAGATGAAATAAAAGAGGTGTAAAGATGGATAAGTTAGATTTAAATATGAAAGAAGTTCATAAAGAATTGGTTGATTTTTTAAAAGAAAATTTTAAGAAAAATGGATTTTCTAAGGCTGTTTTAGGTTTATCAGGTGGAATTGACTCAGCTCTTGCAGCTTACTTACTAAGAGATGCTTTAGGAAAAGAAAATGTACTTGCTATTATGATGCCATATAAGAGTTCAAACCCAGATAGTTTAAATCATGCTAAATTAGTAGTTGAAGACTTAGGTATAAATTCTAAAGTTATTGAAATAACAGATATGATAGATGCTTATTTTAAAAATGAAAAAGATCCTACATCTTTAAGAATGGGAAATAAAATGGCAAGAGAAAGAATGTCAATTTTATATGATTATTCATCTAAAGAAAATGCTCTAGTTGTAGGAACATCTAATAAGACAGAAATTTATTTAGGATATAGCACACAATTTGGAGATTCTGCTTGTGCTTTAAACCCAATAGGAGATTTATATAAGACTAATGTTTGGGAACTTTCAAGATATTTAAATATTCCTAAAGAATTAATAGAAAAGAAACCTAGTGCAGATTTATGGGAAGGTCAAACTGATGAACAAGAAATGGGACTTACATATAAGGAAGCAGATCAAGTTTTATATAGAATGTTAGAAGAAAATAAAACAGTAGAAGAAATTTTAAACGAAGGTTTTGCTAAATCTTTAGTTGAAAATATTGTTAAAAGAATGAATAGAAGCGAATATAAAAGAAGAATGCCACTTATAGCAAAAATAAAAAGGTAGGTATCTATGCAAAATCAATTAAAAGAAGATTTAAATGACTTTTTAAAAGAAAAAGAAGAATTAAGAGAAGTTATAGGAAAAATTGGAGGAAGTAATAATTCTCAAGCAAAAATTATAACTTCATTATTCATGGGAATAGTTTTAGTTATTTTTGTAACTGGAATAATCTTAAAACAACTTTCACCTATGACAACACTTTTACTTTTACTTTTAATAATCAGTTTTAAAATTATTTGGATGTTACAACAAATGCAAAAATCAATGCATTTTCAATTTTGGGTATTAAATTCTATTGAAATTAGAATAAATGAACTTGATAAAAGACAAAAAAAGATTGAGAAAATTTTAGAAGGTTTAGAAGATAAAAAGGAAGAATAAAAAAATAGGAACTCATTTGAGTTCCTATTTTAATATAAATTATTAACGAGTTAAGTATAGTAATAAAGAACAAACTATAAATAAAGTTGCAACAACTTCAGTTGCTTTTGCTAAAGGTCCTCCATCTTTATTGATACCAAAAATTGTGTTAGAAGCACCCATTCCCATACTTGCTGTCATACCATGGCTTCTATCAGGTTGTATTAAAACTAAAACTATTAGTATAAATGCTGATAAGAATAATAATACATTTAATAAAGTTGACATAGCTCCTCCTTTAAGAATTTAATTTACAATAGAATTATAACATAAGAGATATTTTTTTTCAACTGTCTATAACTTGTAAAATTAAAAGTTTTAGAGTATAATATATAAGCTGTAAAAAAAAAGTTTTTGTTAGGAGGAAAGATGCAAGAGATATTTGCGAAGTATGGAAGTACTATTGGTTTGGTAGTTCTTTGGATAGGTGTATTTTACTTTTTACTTATTAGACCTAATAAGAAAAGACAAAAAGAACAACAAAATCTACTTAACTCTTTAAAAGAAGGAACAGAAGTTATAACTATTGGTGGAATCAAAGGAACAATAGCTTTTGTTGGTGAAGATTATGTTGAACTTAGAGTGGATAAGGGAGTTAAATTAACTTTTAGAAAATCTGCTATAGCTAATGTTATTAGCAACAATAATCAACAATAAAAACGACAAAATTTTGTCGTTTTTATTCCCCTTCTAAGCAATAAAAAAAGATAAGGATGTTATTTTATGAAAAAAAAATTAATTACTGCCTTTTTCTTTTTTCTTTTGTCAGTCTTAAGTTTCTCAGCTCAAGTTAAAGATGTAAGATTTCGTAATAATACATGTTCAATTAGTTTGAATGCAAGAGAGGGAGAATATTTAGTTAGTGCTGATGAAGAATCAAGGCTCATATATATAGAAATACAAAATTTAGATTCAAGTTCTTGTGAAAAATTTACAAAAAATTTAGAATATGATATTAGAGATTCAAATCTATTTGAAGATGTAGTTATAGATAAAACAAGAGATAGTGTTTCAATAACATTACAAGTAGCTCCAAAAGTTGGTTATGTAATGGATGCAACAAATAATAGAATAGATGTAAATTTTCATAGAACTACTAAAAATAAACATCTTATTGTTATAGACCCAGGACATGGAGGAAAAGATTCTGGTGCAATAAGAGGTTCAGTAGTAGAAAAGAAAATAGTTCTTTCAGTTGGAACATTCTTAAAGGAAGAACTTTCAAAAGATTTTAATGTAGTTATGACAAGAGATTCAGATGTTTTTGTTGTACTTAGTCAAAGACCTAAGATGGCAAATAAAAGTAATGCAAAATTATTTGTAAGTATACATGCAAACGCTTCAGAAAGTAAGAATGCAAATGGAGTTGAAGTTTTCTATTTCTCTAAAAAATCATCTCCTTATGCTGAAAGAATTGCTAATTTCGAAAACACTATAGGAGAGCAATATGGAGACAGTAGTGATAAGATAATTCAAATTTCTGGAGAATTAGCCTATAAAAAGAATCAGGAAAATTCAATAAGATTAGCAAGAAAGATTGCTGAAAATATCTCAAGTGGTTTAGCATTAAAAAATGGTGGGGTTCATGGTGCAAACTTTGCTGTTCTAAGAGGATTTAATGGAACAGGGGTTTTAATAGAGCTTGGTTTTGTTAGTAATTCTTATGATGCAGCAATTTTAGTTGATAGAGATTCTCAACAAAAAATGGCAGAGGAAATTGCAAAATCAATTAAAGAATATTTGACAAGGTGATGAAATGAGTAAAAATAAGAAAGTAACTTTTAAATCAACTGCTATTTTATTAGGAATACTTATAATTTTAGTAGCTATAAAAATTTTAATGCCTTCTAAAGATAAAATTGGAGAAATTGAAGTTAGAAAAGTTGAAGTTAAAGCAGAAGAATTAGTTAAAATTCCTGCTTATGCTGTAGATAAAGATAGTGACAGTCCTAGAAAATATGCTATCAGTACAAAAGAGGCTGCAACAAGTGATTTATTACAAGTAGCAGTTCAAGATATGACTAAGAACTATTCAGAGGATTTAGAATTAAAAAATATATATTTTAGTGATAGTGCTGTATATTATGAATTTAACAAAAAAGATTTATCAGAAGGTTTTATGCAAGCCTTACAAATGGTAACAGAAGAAATAATGGGGATAAGTGAAATAAACTTTATATAATAAGAGGAGAAAAAAATGTTTGATAAGTTGGAAGAAGTTGTTGCTAGGTATGAGGAGCTAAATCAAATGCTAGTTAGCCCAGAAGTTTTAGCAGATTCTAAAAAAATGATAGAATGCAACAAGGCAATAAATGAAATAACGGAGATTGTTGAAAAATATAAAGAATACAAAAAATATGTAGATGACATTGAATTTATAAAAGAAAGTTTTAAGACTGAAAAAGATCCAGATATGAAGGAAATGCTTAATGAAGAATTAAAAGAAGCAGAAGAAAAATTACCAAGTCTTGAAGAAGAATTAAAAATTCTGTTACTACCTAAAGATAAAAATGATGATAAAAACGTTATTGTTGAAATAAGAGGTGGAGCAGGTGGAGATGAAGCAGCTCTATTTGCAGCAGACTTATTTAGAATGTATTCAAGATATGCTGAAAGAAAAAAATGGAAAATTGAAATCATAGAAAAACAAGATGGAGAACTAAATGGACTAAAAGAAGTAGCCTTCACTATAATTGGTTTAGGTGCATACTCAAGGTTAAAATTTGAATCAGGTGTTCATAGAGTACAAAGAGTTCCTAAGACAGAAGCGTCAGGAAGAATACATACATCAACTGCAACAGTTGCTGTTTTACCAGAAGTTGAAGATGTACAAGAAGTAATAGTTGATCCTAAGGATTTAAAAATAGATACTTATAGATCAGGAGGAGCTGGAGGTCAGCACGTAAACATGACTGACTCAGCAGTAAGAATTACACATTTACCTACAGGAATAGTAGTTCAATGTCAAGATGAAAGATCTCAATTAAAAAATAGAGAAAAAGCAATGAAACACTTACTTACTAAACTTTATGAAATGGAACAAGAAAAACAAAGAAGTGAAGTTGAATCAGAAAGAAGATTACAAGTTGGTACAGGAGATAGAGCGGAAAAAATTAGAACATATAACTTCCCAGATGGAAGAATCACTGACCATAGAATAAAATTAACAGTACATCAATTAGAAGCATTCTTAGACGGGGATATAGATGAAATGATTGATGCACTTATAACTTTTCACCAAGCAGAATTATTATCTGCTTCAGAGCAATAATGAATTTACTAGAAATATTAAAATTTGTTGAAGAGTATTTGAAAAAATACTCTTTTTCAAAACCCCGTTTAGAAGCAGAAAAATTGGTATCTTATGTTTTAAATCTTGATAGAATAGCTCTTTATATTCATTATGAAAGAGAATTGACTGAGGAAGAAAAGACTTCTATAAAACAATTTTTAAAACAAATGGTGGAAGAAAAAAAATCTTTTGATGAAATAAAGGGAGAAAAAAAAGATTATAAGACTGAAAATTTAGATATCTTTAATAAGTCTGTTGAATATCTTAAGAAAAATGGAGTTCCTAGTGCTTTAGTAGATACAGAATATATTTTTTCAGAAGCTTTAAAAGTAAGCAGAAATACTTTAAAATATAGTATGTCAAGAGAAATTAAAGAAGAAGATAAGAATAAAATTAGAGAAATGTTGATGTTAAGAGCTAAGAATAGAAAGCCATTACAATATATTTTAGGAGAATGGGAATTTTATGGACTTCCTTTTAAAGTTAGAGAGAATGTTCTAATTCCTAGACCAGATACAGAAATCTTAGTTGAACAATGTATACAACTTATGAGAGAAATAGAAGAACCTAATATTCTGGATATAGGTAGTGGAAGTGGAGCAATATCTATTGCTATTGCAAATGAATTAAAATCTAGTTCTGTAACAGGAGTAGATATAAATGAAGATGCTATTAAACTTGCAAATGAAAATAAAATATTAAACAAAGTAGAAAATGTAAACTTTATGAAATCTGATTTATTTGAAAAACTAGATGAAGATTTTA from Fusobacterium pseudoperiodonticum carries:
- the prmC gene encoding peptide chain release factor N(5)-glutamine methyltransferase, giving the protein MNLLEILKFVEEYLKKYSFSKPRLEAEKLVSYVLNLDRIALYIHYERELTEEEKTSIKQFLKQMVEEKKSFDEIKGEKKDYKTENLDIFNKSVEYLKKNGVPSALVDTEYIFSEALKVSRNTLKYSMSREIKEEDKNKIREMLMLRAKNRKPLQYILGEWEFYGLPFKVRENVLIPRPDTEILVEQCIQLMREIEEPNILDIGSGSGAISIAIANELKSSSVTGVDINEDAIKLANENKILNKVENVNFMKSDLFEKLDEDFKYDLIVSNPPYITKEEYETLMPEVKNFEPKNALTDLGDGLHFYREISKKAGSYLKDTGYIAFEIGYKQAKDVSKILEDNNFAILSVVKDYGGNDRVVLAKKAIKADNFEEIEEDEDVDLS
- the secG gene encoding preprotein translocase subunit SecG translates to MSTLLNVLLFLSAFILIVLVLIQPDRSHGMTASMGMGASNTIFGINKDGGPLAKATEVVATLFIVCSLLLYLTR
- a CDS encoding N-acetylmuramoyl-L-alanine amidase family protein, coding for MKKKLITAFFFFLLSVLSFSAQVKDVRFRNNTCSISLNAREGEYLVSADEESRLIYIEIQNLDSSSCEKFTKNLEYDIRDSNLFEDVVIDKTRDSVSITLQVAPKVGYVMDATNNRIDVNFHRTTKNKHLIVIDPGHGGKDSGAIRGSVVEKKIVLSVGTFLKEELSKDFNVVMTRDSDVFVVLSQRPKMANKSNAKLFVSIHANASESKNANGVEVFYFSKKSSPYAERIANFENTIGEQYGDSSDKIIQISGELAYKKNQENSIRLARKIAENISSGLALKNGGVHGANFAVLRGFNGTGVLIELGFVSNSYDAAILVDRDSQQKMAEEIAKSIKEYLTR
- a CDS encoding NAD+ synthase; this encodes MDKLDLNMKEVHKELVDFLKENFKKNGFSKAVLGLSGGIDSALAAYLLRDALGKENVLAIMMPYKSSNPDSLNHAKLVVEDLGINSKVIEITDMIDAYFKNEKDPTSLRMGNKMARERMSILYDYSSKENALVVGTSNKTEIYLGYSTQFGDSACALNPIGDLYKTNVWELSRYLNIPKELIEKKPSADLWEGQTDEQEMGLTYKEADQVLYRMLEENKTVEEILNEGFAKSLVENIVKRMNRSEYKRRMPLIAKIKR
- the ylqF gene encoding ribosome biogenesis GTPase YlqF, with product MSMTQINWYPGHMKKTKDLIEENLKLIDVVLEIVDARIPLSSKNPNIASLSKNKKRIIVLNKSDLVEKKELEIWKKYFKEQDFADEVVEMSAETGYNLKKLYEAIEFVSKERKEKLLKKGLKKVSTRIIVLGIPNVGKSRLINRIVGKNSAGVGNKPGFTRGKQWVRIKEGIELLDTPGILWPKFESETVGVNLAISGAIRDEILPIEDIACSLIRKMLKQGRWTSLKDRYKLLEEDRDDEIMENILSKVALRMAMLNKGGELNVLQAAYTLLRDYRSAKLGKFGLDEIKEV
- the yajC gene encoding preprotein translocase subunit YajC; translation: MQEIFAKYGSTIGLVVLWIGVFYFLLIRPNKKRQKEQQNLLNSLKEGTEVITIGGIKGTIAFVGEDYVELRVDKGVKLTFRKSAIANVISNNNQQ
- the prfA gene encoding peptide chain release factor 1 codes for the protein MFDKLEEVVARYEELNQMLVSPEVLADSKKMIECNKAINEITEIVEKYKEYKKYVDDIEFIKESFKTEKDPDMKEMLNEELKEAEEKLPSLEEELKILLLPKDKNDDKNVIVEIRGGAGGDEAALFAADLFRMYSRYAERKKWKIEIIEKQDGELNGLKEVAFTIIGLGAYSRLKFESGVHRVQRVPKTEASGRIHTSTATVAVLPEVEDVQEVIVDPKDLKIDTYRSGGAGGQHVNMTDSAVRITHLPTGIVVQCQDERSQLKNREKAMKHLLTKLYEMEQEKQRSEVESERRLQVGTGDRAEKIRTYNFPDGRITDHRIKLTVHQLEAFLDGDIDEMIDALITFHQAELLSASEQ